A portion of the Lolium rigidum isolate FL_2022 chromosome 1, APGP_CSIRO_Lrig_0.1, whole genome shotgun sequence genome contains these proteins:
- the LOC124707731 gene encoding UPF0481 protein At3g47200-like yields MDNAAQPLLAAAHHDDESGECTTVIPGNGGIGAEESVVIDYNVADADEMSVSMQHRLEGSGASSVCAGDEQEDGEATEMAASMQRRLDVLPGKPHESEPFTIFRVSGPMRDRNRHLYEPQMISIGPFHRGAARLSAMEEHKWRYLRDLLHRGDAPLASYARAAQALEPSARRRYAEPVSLPPREFAEMLLLDGCFILEFFLKGEDGAADALIDAAWAMQNVYSDLFLLENQLPFFVLESLYAVATHGRDHIALTTLLAKYLTIETPQDAATARPPDGETLHLLHLHYHWFLPSEEPAGSGTGGNRKVVGEDEAFDEWLAKPMDERLPWLLPSASELEDAGVTFRAKKSPRSLVDVTFRARDGVLEIPAVESYTNRPVFANLLAYEQSRGRWELQRLMSYVVLMASVAAHGRRDVEILQRAGVFVKGDEETAAFYAHLGELCGGAGAGTPGVTNNCYADMFRDVREYCGRSWNRHRAVLAHDYFSNPWTSMSAAAAVLLLVLTVVQTVYTVLPYYHH; encoded by the coding sequence ATGGACAACGCAGCCCAGCCTCTGCTCGCCGCGGCGCACCATGATGATGAGTCCGGCGAGTGCACCACCGTCATTCCTGGCAACGGGGGCATAGGTGCCGAGGAGAGTGTAGTCATTGACTACAATGTCGCAGATGCAGatgagatgtccgtgtcgatgcaGCACCGGCTGGAAGGAAGCGGCGCTTCCTCGGTCTGTGCCGGCGACGAGCAGGAGGATGGTGAGGCCACCGAGATGGCAGCCAGCATGCAGCGCCGCCTGGACGTGCTCCCAGGGAAGCCGCACGAGAGCGAGCCCTTCACCATCTTCCGGGTGTCTGGGCCCATGCGCGACCGCAACCGCCACCTCTACGAGCCGCAGATGATCTCCATCGGGCCATTCCACCGCGGCGCCGCCCGCCTCAGCGCCATGGAGGAGCACAAATGGCGCTACCTCCGCGACCTCCTCCATCGAGGCGACGCGCCGCTCGCCTCCTACGCGCGCGCGGCGCAGGCCCTCGAGCCAAGCGCGCGCCGCCGGTACGCCGAGCCCGTGTCGCTCCCGCCGCGTGAATTCGCCGAGATGCTCCTCCTCGACGGCTGCTTCATCCTCGAGTTCTTCCTCAAGGgcgaggacggcgccgccgacGCGCTCATCGACGCCGCCTGGGCCATGCAGAACGTCTACagcgacctcttcctcctcgagaacCAGCTCCCCTTCTTCGTCCTAGAGAGCCTCTACGCCGTCGCCACCCACGGCCGCGACCACATCGCGCTCACCACCCTCCTCGCCAAGTACCTCACCATCGAGACCCCGCAGGACGCCGCCACGGCGCGGCCTCCCGACGGCGAGACCCTCCACCTGCTGCACCTCCACTACCACTGGTTCCTCCCatccgaggagcccgccggcagcggcACCGGAGGTAACCGCAaggtcgtcggcgaggacgaggcgTTCGACGAGTGGCTGGCGAAGCCGATGGACGAGCGCCTGCCGTGGCTGCTCCCGTCGGCGTCGGAGCTGGAGGACGCCGGGGTCACGTTCCGGGCCAAGAAGTCGCCCCGGAGCCTCGTCGACGTCACCTTCCGCGCCCGCGACGGCGTGCTCGAGATCCCCGCCGTCGAGAGCTACACGAACCGCCCCGTGTTCGCCAACCTGCTGGCCTACGAGCAGAGCCGGGGCCGGTGGGAGCTGCAGCGGCTCATGAGCTACGTGGTGCTCATGGCCTCCGTGGCCGCGCACGGGCGCCGCGACGTCGAGATCCTGCAGCGCGCCGGCGTGTTCGTGAAGGGGGACGAGGAGACGGCCGCCTTCTACGCGCACCTCGGCGAGCTCTGCGGCGGGGCCGGCGCCGGCACGCCGGGAGTCACCAATAACTGCTACGCCGACATGTTCCGCGACGTCCGGGAGTACTGCGGACGGAGCTGGAACCGGCACCGAGCAGTGCTGGCGCACGACTACTTCAGCAACCCGTGGACGAgcatgtccgccgccgccgccgtgctcctgcTCGTCCTCACCGTCGTGCAGACCGTCTACACCGTGCTGCCTTACTACCACCATTAA
- the LOC124707813 gene encoding chitin elicitor receptor kinase 1, with amino-acid sequence MDPPALLPLLLLLLAAGSSTAAAAGDGCTVNTGCDLALGSYLVGTDQNATYIGQLFGLGDNYRLLQPYNPGQPNLDFIRVGDRVNVYFPCRCLARPADATATYLAGSFPHQVVTGETYTSIAAQYNNLTTVDWLAATNSYPPNQIPASGTVNVTVNCSCGDPDVSHAYGLFLSYPLRGGETLASVAASHGFSSPGQLDMIRRYNPGMDGVTGSGIVYIPVQDPNGSYLPLQSSGKGASAGAIAGGVVGGVAALVLAILVFLFYRRRKAKQGALLPSSEESSRLASTISMQKVTPSATQADGASPSAGITVDRSVEFSYEELFNATEGFNLIHKIGQGGFGAVYYAELRGEKAAIKKMDMQATQEFLAELKVLTHVHHLNLVRLIGYCTEGSLFLVYEFIENGNLSQHLRGTGYEPLSWTERVQIALDSARGLEYIHEHTVPVYIHRDIKSANILIDKNTRAKVADFGLTKLTEVGGTSLQTRVVGTFGYMPPEYARYGDVSPKVDVYAFGVVLYELISAKDAIVRSAESATDSKGLVYLFEEALNSPDPKEGLRKLVDPKLGDDYSIDNILKMTHLANACTQEDPKLRPTMRSVVVALMTLSSTSEFWDMNALYENPGLVNLMSGR; translated from the exons ATGGACCCTCCTGCGCTCCTccccctgctgctcctcctcctagcCGCGGGCTCCAGCACCGCCGCGGCCGCGGGGGACGGCTGCACCGTCAACACGGGCTGCGACCTCGCGCTGGGCTCCTACCTCGTGGGCACGGACCAGAACGCCACCTACATCGGCCAGCTCTTCGGCCTCGGCGACAACTACCGCCTGCTCCAGCCCTACAACCCCGGGCAGCCCAACCTGGACTTCATCCGCGTCGGGGACCGCGTCAACGTCTACTTCCCCTGCCGCTGCCTCGCGCGGCCCGCCGACGCCACCGCCACCTACCTCGCCGGCTCCTTCCCGCACCAGGTCGTCACGGGGGAGACCTACACCAGCATCGCCGCGCAGTACAACAACCTCACCACCGTCGACTGGCTCGCCGCCACCAACTCCTACCCGCCCAACCAGATCCCCGCCAGCGGCACCGTCAACGTCACCGTCAACTGCTCCTGCGGCGACCCGGACGTGTCCCACGCCTACGGCCTCTTCCTCTCGTACCCGCTCAGGGGCGGCGAGACGCTCGCCTCCGTCGCGGCTAGCCATGGCTTCTCGTCGCCGGGGCAGCTGGATATGATCAGGAGGTATAACCCGGGGATGGACGGGGTCACCGGGAGCGGCATCGTCTACATCCCTGTCCAAG ATCCCAATGGAAGTTACCTTCCTCTGCAATCATCAGG AAAAGGAGCTTCGGCAGGAGCAATAGCAGGAGGTGTTGTGGGTGGTGTAGCTGCACTAGTCCTGGCTATCTTGGTATTcttgttttataggcgaagaaagGCGAAACAGGGTGCGCTGCTTCCATCTTCTGAAGAGTCTAGTCGGCTAG CCAGTACAATCTCCATGCAAAAAGTGACACCATCGGCCACGCAAGCTGATGGAGCTTCACCATCTGCTGGCATTACAGTTGACAGATCAGTGGAGTTCTCATATGAAGAACTTTTTAATGCTACAGAAGGATTTAATTTGATTCACAAAATCGGACAAGGTGGTTTTGGTGCTGTCTATTATGCTGAGCTTAGAGGCGAG AAAGCTGCCATAAAGAAAATGGACATGCAGGCTACTCAAGAGTTTCTTGCTGAGTTAAAGGTTTTGACACATGTTCATCATCTGAATCTG GTGCGCTTGATTGGTTATTGCACAGAGGGTTCTCTGTTTCTTGTCTATGAGTTTATCGAGAATGGCAACTTAAGCCAGCATTTGCGTGGAACTG GTTATGAGCCTCTTTCTTGGACTGAAAGAGTTCAGATTGCACTAGATTCAGCTAGAGGTCTTGAGTACATTCATGAGCATACTGTTCCAGTCTACATACATCGGGATATCAAATCCGCAAACATCTTGATAGACAAGAACACACGTGCAAAG GTTGCAGATTTTGGTCTCACAAAACTTACTGAAGTTGGTGGTACATCATTGCAAACACGTGTTGTTGGTACATTCGGTTACATGCCTCCAGA ATATGCTCGATACGGTGATGTTTCTCCCAAGGTTGATGTCTATGCCTTTGGTGTTGTCCTGTACGAACTTATTTCTGCGAAAGATGCCATTGTCAGATCAGCTGAATCTGCTACTGATTCAAAGGGATTAGTTTATCTG TTTGAGGAGGCTCTCAACTCACCGGATCCAAAGGAAGGCCTCCGGAAGTTGGTCGATCCAAAGCTGGGAGACGATTACTCCATCGACAACATTCTCAAG ATGACACACCTCGCGAACGCGTGCACACAGGAGGACCCCAAGCTGAGGCCCACGATGAGATCCGTGGTCGTCGCGCTGATGACGCTGTCTTCCACCAGCGAGTTCTGGGACATGAACGCCCTCTACGAAAACCCGGGCTTGGTCAACCTCATGTCCGGGAGATGA
- the LOC124707638 gene encoding glycine--tRNA ligase, mitochondrial 1-like gives MAGAAPSEDALRRALAERQAAVDAQAEAVRSLKASGVKTGVDAAVEALKALKIEAGAAARRLQAAVGSGGGGGAREEFRQAVANTLERKLFYIPSFKIYRGVAGLYDYGPPGCAVKSNILAFWRQHFVLEENMLEVDCPCVTPEVVLKASGHVEKFTDLMVKDEKTGTCYRADHLLKDFCKDKLEKDLTLSPETAAEFKHVLAVLDDLSPEQLGAKIKEYGIVAPDTKNPLSAPYPFNLMFQTSIGPAGLSVGYMRPETAQGIFVNFKDLYNYNGQKLPFAAAQIGQAFRNEISPRQGLLRVREFTLAEIEHFVDPEDKSHPKFADVADLEFLMFPRDLQLSGESAKLLKLADAVSKGTVNNETLGYFIGRVYLFLTRLGIDKSRLRFRQHLPNEMAHYAADCWDAEIECSYGWIECVGIADRSAYDLKAHSEKSGVTLVAHEKFTKPKEVEKLVIVPSKKDLGLAFKGNQKMVVEALEAMSEKEAMDMKAALESKGETNFQVCTLGKDVVITKKMVSISMEKKMEHQRVFTPSVVEPSFGIGRIIYCLFEHSFYTRPSKSEEEQLNVFRFPPIVAPIKCTVFPLVKLPELDAAAKVLAKELTAAGISHIIDTAAISIGRRYARTDEIGVPFAVTVDSVTEVTIRERDSKQQVRVGINEVASVVKQLTEGQSTWTDVEFKYPSHLGPQDDQE, from the exons aTGGCCGGGGCAGCACCCTCGGAGGACGCGCTCCGCCGGGCGCTGGCGGAGAGGCAGGCGGCCGTGGACGCGCAGGCCGAGGCCGTGCGGTCGCTCAAGGCCTCTGGCGTCAAGACCGGCGTGGACGCGGCGGTCGAGGCCCTCAAGGCGCTCAAGatagaggccggcgcggccgcgcgCAGGCTGCAGGCCGCTgtcggctccggcggcggcggcggcgcgcgcgaggaGTTTCGCCAGGCGGTGGCCAACACCCTCGAGCGCAAGCTCTTCTACATACCGTCCTTCAAGATCTACCGCGGCGTCGCCGGCCTCTACGACTACGGGCCGCCCGGGTGCGCCGTCAAGTCCAACATTCTCGCCTTCTGGAGGCAG CATTTTGTTTTGGAGGAGAACATGCTGGAGGTTGACTGCCCCTGCGTCACCCCTGAGGTTGTTTTGAAGGCATCAGGTCATGTCGAGAAGTTTACTGACCTCATGGTTAAGGATGAGAAGACAGGCACATGCTACCGCGCTGATCACCTGTTGAAAGATTTCTGCAAGGACAAGCTTGAGAAAGATCTCACCTTGTCCCCTGAGACGGCTGCTGAGTTTAAGCATGTCCTTGCTGTACTAGATGACCTCTCTCCAGAGCAACTCGGTGCAAAGATCAAGGAATATGGCATTGTTGCTCCTGATACAAAAAACCCACTCTCTGCTCCCTACCCATTCAACCTTATGTTCCAGACATCTATTGGCCCTGCTGGTCTTAGTGTGGG GTATATGAGACCAGAGACTGCACAAGGTATTTTTGTCAACTTCAAGGACTTGTACAACTACAATGGACAAAAGCTCCCCTTTGCAGCAGCTCAAATCGGTCAAGCATTCCGTAACGAG ATCTCTCCACGTCAAGGTCTTTTACGAGTGCGTGAATTCACATTGGCTGAGATTGAGCACTTTGTAGATCCTGAGGACAAATCACATCCCAAATTTGCCGATGTTGCTGATTTGGAGTTTTTGATGTTCCCGAGAGATCTGCAACTCTCAGGGGAGTCAGCCAAGTTACTGAAGCTTGCAGATGCAGTTTCAAAG GGAACTGTTAATAATGAGACACTTGGTTACTTTATTGGAAGGGTCTACCTTTTCTTGACTCGTTTGGGAATTGATAAGAGCAGATTGCGCTTCAGGCAGCATCTACCTAATGAGATGGCTCACTATGCTGCTGACTGCTGGGATGCAGAGATCGAGTGCTCTTATGGATGGATAGAGTGTGTAGGCATCGCAGACAGATCTGCATATGATTTAAAAGCTCACTCC GAGAAAAGTGGTGTTACACTTGTTGCCCACGAAAAGTTTACAAAGCCTAAAGAAGTTGAG AAACTTGTTATAGTGCCCTCAAAGAAAGACCTAGGGCTTGCTTTCAAGGGCAATCAGAAGATGGTGGTTGAAGCATTGGAG GCTATGAGTGAGAAGGAAGCAATGGATATGAAAGCTGCATTGGAATCTAAGGGGGAGACAAACTTCCAAGTATGCACTCTTGGGAAGGACGTGGTGATTACCAAGAAAATGGTATCGATCAGTATGGAGAAGAAGATGGAGCACCAGCGAGTCTTTACCCCTTCAGTTGTGGAACCTTCATTTGGCATAGGGAGGATAATCTATTGTCTGTTTGAACATTCGTTCTACACAAGGCCTagcaagtccgaagaggaacagcTCAATGTGTTCCGGTTCCCTCCTATCGTGGCTCCTATCAAGTGCACCGTGTTCCCGCTGGTAAAGCTTCCGGAGCTCGATGCTGCTGCCAAAGTGCTTGCTAAAGAATTAACAGCTGCAGGCATATCACACATTATTGACACGGCTG CTATTTCTATTGGGAGGAGGTATGCAAGGACAGACGAGATCGGCGTTCCTTTCGCGGTAACAGTTGATTCTGTAACGGAGGTGACAATCCGAGAGAGGGACAGCAAGCAGCAGGTCAGGGTGGGCATCAATGAGGTGGCATCCGTGGTGAAACAGCTGACGGAGGGCCAAAGCACCTGGACCGATGTTGAATTTAAGTATCCCAGCCATCTCGGTCCCCAAGATGATCAGGAGTGA
- the LOC124649739 gene encoding chitin elicitor receptor kinase 1-like — protein sequence MGPPLLPTPLFLLLLLPAGSNTAAAAGDGCSVGTGCDLALGSYLVGTDQNATYIGQLFGLGDNYRLLQPYNPGRPNLDYILVGDRVNVSFACRCLARPTDPAATYLAGSFPHQVVTGQTYTSIAAQYNNLTV from the coding sequence ATGGGACCTCCGCTCCTCCCCACGccgctcttcctcctcctcctcctccccgccggctccaacaccgccgccgccgcgggggacGGCTGCAGCGTGGGCACGGGCTGCGACCTCGCGCTGGGCTCCTACCTCGTGGGCACGGACCAGAACGCCACTTACATCGGCCAGCTCTTCGGGCTCGGGGACAACTACCGCCTTCTCCAACCCTACAACCCCGGGCGGCCCAACCTCGACTACATCCTCGTCGGGGACCGCGTCAACGTCTCCTTCGCCTGCCGCTGCCTCGCGCGGCCCACCGACCCGGCCGCCACCTACCTCGCTGGCTCCTTCCCGCACCAGGTCGTCACGGGGCAGACCTACACCAGCATCGCCGCCCAGTACAACAACCtcaccgtgtaa